In Acinetobacter sp. C32I, one genomic interval encodes:
- a CDS encoding DUF308 domain-containing protein yields MMKTVGNDLIRNQLHADRKWYLLLGVLLVVFGLVLLAALPFATLSAVLLFGVLMMLGGILHFVAAFMVFKGGTRWLWALFGVLYLAAGYFAFTTPVITAVVLTSFLAIALIIAGIIRTVNAFILRPISGWGWVLFSGILTLLTGILILSSPDSPFWVLGMFLAIDILFQGINYLTFAGAIKQLPHSSTTV; encoded by the coding sequence ATGATGAAAACAGTGGGTAACGATCTAATTCGCAATCAGCTACATGCTGATCGTAAATGGTATCTGCTCTTAGGCGTATTGTTGGTCGTTTTTGGCTTAGTTCTTTTGGCTGCCTTACCATTTGCTACATTATCTGCGGTATTGCTGTTTGGTGTGCTGATGATGTTGGGCGGTATTTTGCATTTTGTCGCTGCATTTATGGTGTTTAAAGGCGGCACGCGTTGGCTGTGGGCCTTGTTTGGTGTGTTGTATCTGGCAGCGGGTTACTTTGCTTTTACCACACCTGTGATTACCGCGGTGGTACTCACCAGTTTCTTGGCGATTGCCTTAATTATTGCGGGGATTATCCGTACTGTGAACGCCTTTATCCTTAGACCAATTTCAGGCTGGGGATGGGTGCTGTTTTCAGGCATATTAACTCTATTAACCGGGATTCTGATCTTGTCATCACCTGATTCACCGTTCTGGGTACTGGGGATGTTCCTTGCGATTGATATTTTGTTCCAAGGCATTAATTACCTGACTTTTGCTGGTGCAATTAAGCAGTTACCACATAGCTCAACCACGGTTTAA
- a CDS encoding ATP-dependent helicase — protein sequence MTLAKLIDELNPQQKQAATTTAQNCLVLAGAGCGKTKTIVTRAAYLIDQGLAAQQIQILTFTRRAASEIVTRVEQHMGTQAKGLRASTFHTFCMYLLRRNPRAFGLSQFSIIDRDDQLLMFRLLRGKDKGNVLPKAAELCDLYSYARNTKTKLSDALVEQLPQALEYKAQITELMKAYEQRKQERNFLDYDDILAIVAVHLQNSPELVKWVTGFCSALLVDEMQDTNPLQWALLQPLVGKVKLFCVGDDAQSIYGFRGADFENIHHFKERVPDAEVLTLEMNYRSTQGILDLSNWLLEQSQIEYDKHLQAYRGKGLKPQLHILSNEFEEANWIIQDLNRRHRQGAAWAEHMVLLRSGFSGRYLEGALIAANIPYRFIGGVKLLESAHVKDVLSLLRVSVNPQDDLAWMRFLTLWDGVGDVGASKLAQELIQLPDIEARCQRLERHGKVPQQAILILMQLDVLQQHVEACIGLALDALNEQLENNYKTKDWSRRVKDFDLVKQLARKHSALGEFLEEYVLDPISVSEIDKTPDQDLVTLITIHSAKGAEQKVCYVPHVSPNQYPHARAQGDFDDVEEERRVLYVALTRAEDELILTKQNLNLWSQDQYDELGRKIESYFLNDLPQHLVDVQIHRDVPRGYGQSSRSRTTAINLGFGIDFD from the coding sequence ATGACGCTTGCCAAGCTAATTGATGAACTGAATCCACAACAAAAACAAGCAGCCACAACGACAGCACAAAATTGTCTGGTCTTGGCTGGAGCGGGTTGTGGTAAAACCAAAACCATCGTGACCAGAGCAGCATACTTAATTGATCAAGGTTTAGCTGCACAACAAATTCAGATTTTGACCTTTACCCGTCGAGCCGCCAGTGAAATCGTGACGCGGGTGGAACAGCATATGGGCACACAGGCGAAGGGCCTACGCGCATCAACCTTCCATACGTTTTGTATGTATTTATTGCGCCGTAATCCACGGGCTTTTGGCCTGAGCCAGTTCAGTATTATTGATCGTGATGATCAATTGCTGATGTTTCGTCTGTTACGTGGTAAAGATAAAGGCAATGTGTTGCCAAAGGCTGCAGAGCTATGCGATCTGTATTCCTATGCACGGAATACTAAAACTAAACTCTCAGATGCTTTGGTTGAGCAGTTACCGCAAGCGCTTGAGTACAAAGCCCAAATTACTGAGCTGATGAAAGCCTATGAGCAGCGTAAGCAGGAGCGAAATTTTCTGGATTATGATGACATCTTGGCCATCGTCGCAGTGCATTTGCAGAACTCTCCTGAGTTGGTGAAATGGGTCACTGGTTTTTGCTCAGCCTTACTGGTCGATGAAATGCAGGATACTAATCCACTGCAATGGGCGTTATTGCAGCCATTGGTGGGCAAGGTCAAACTGTTTTGCGTAGGGGATGATGCACAATCTATTTATGGCTTCCGTGGCGCCGATTTTGAAAATATTCATCATTTTAAAGAACGTGTACCCGATGCCGAAGTGCTGACTTTGGAAATGAATTATCGTTCCACTCAGGGTATTTTAGATTTATCCAACTGGTTACTCGAGCAAAGCCAAATTGAATATGACAAGCATCTACAGGCCTATCGAGGCAAAGGGTTAAAGCCACAACTGCATATCCTGAGCAATGAGTTTGAAGAAGCCAATTGGATTATTCAGGACTTGAATCGTCGTCATAGGCAAGGTGCGGCTTGGGCAGAACACATGGTGTTGCTGCGCTCAGGTTTTAGTGGGCGTTATTTGGAAGGTGCTTTGATTGCCGCCAATATTCCCTATCGATTTATCGGTGGAGTCAAACTGCTTGAATCGGCACATGTCAAAGACGTACTCAGTTTGCTGCGAGTCAGCGTTAATCCGCAGGATGACTTAGCCTGGATGCGTTTCCTGACGCTTTGGGATGGTGTGGGTGATGTGGGTGCCAGTAAATTGGCGCAAGAACTGATTCAACTGCCTGATATCGAAGCCCGTTGCCAGCGATTAGAGCGCCATGGCAAAGTCCCGCAACAAGCGATTTTAATTTTGATGCAACTGGATGTGTTGCAGCAGCATGTCGAAGCTTGTATTGGTCTGGCACTGGATGCATTGAATGAACAGCTGGAAAATAATTATAAAACCAAAGATTGGTCACGCCGTGTCAAAGACTTTGATTTGGTCAAGCAATTGGCACGTAAACACAGCGCGCTTGGGGAGTTCTTAGAGGAATATGTACTGGATCCGATTTCAGTGTCAGAAATTGATAAAACCCCAGATCAAGATTTAGTGACCTTGATTACCATTCACTCCGCCAAAGGGGCAGAACAAAAAGTCTGTTATGTCCCACATGTTTCTCCGAATCAATATCCACATGCCCGTGCACAAGGTGATTTTGATGATGTCGAAGAAGAACGCCGTGTGCTGTATGTGGCCTTAACCCGTGCCGAAGATGAATTGATTTTGACCAAACAGAATTTAAATTTATGGTCACAGGATCAATATGACGAGCTAGGAAGAAAGATCGAAAGTTACTTCCTCAATGATTTACCTCAACATTTAGTTGATGTTCAGATTCATCGAGATGTTCCACGTGGCTATGGCCAAAGCAGTCGTTCTCGTACCACTGCAATCAATTTAGGTTTTGGCATTGATTTCGATTAA
- a CDS encoding RNA-binding protein — translation MKILVRNLDRNVTDAEILDLFKAYGKVESCVVVKDEATGKSKGFGFVEMPNPREAIKAIKGLNTLKVKSQGIRVKAADDKA, via the coding sequence ATGAAAATTTTAGTTCGTAATTTAGACCGTAATGTGACTGATGCGGAAATTCTCGACTTATTCAAAGCATATGGAAAAGTTGAGTCTTGTGTCGTGGTCAAAGACGAAGCAACGGGGAAATCGAAAGGTTTCGGTTTTGTTGAAATGCCAAATCCACGTGAAGCGATTAAAGCGATCAAAGGTTTAAACACTTTAAAAGTAAAAAGCCAAGGCATTCGTGTCAAAGCTGCGGATGACAAAGCTTAA
- a CDS encoding ASCH domain-containing protein, which translates to MLKQYTALSIVAPSAERIVQGLKTLEIRSWQPEMLPLKDVVIVENQNFLLNDGDEESGWVVAVVDIEAVHAWRADEVEAACASVWIEGYLAWVIRNIRPIDPPIQVMAKRKLYLLELDIG; encoded by the coding sequence ATGTTAAAGCAATATACGGCTTTATCGATTGTTGCTCCGAGTGCTGAGCGGATTGTACAAGGGCTTAAAACCCTTGAGATTCGCTCATGGCAACCCGAAATGTTGCCACTAAAAGATGTGGTGATTGTCGAGAATCAAAACTTTCTTTTGAATGATGGGGATGAAGAATCGGGATGGGTTGTGGCTGTGGTCGATATCGAAGCCGTACATGCTTGGCGAGCGGATGAAGTTGAAGCCGCTTGTGCATCGGTTTGGATTGAAGGCTATTTGGCTTGGGTCATTCGCAATATTCGTCCGATTGATCCACCGATTCAAGTCATGGCCAAGCGAAAACTCTATCTGCTTGAGTTGGACATTGGGTAG
- a CDS encoding EF-hand domain-containing protein encodes MRHIQQAILSLICCMVIPIAYSCEPAGLDWEKLYANYDLNRDQMIDQNEWKKLIQLQDQPVAWQKQRLTIDPNRIKIFKALDLNHNGLLDQQEIINIYTYFSNPCQGWGSTWGK; translated from the coding sequence ATGCGTCATATTCAACAAGCCATACTGAGCTTAATATGCTGTATGGTCATTCCCATCGCTTATAGCTGCGAACCTGCCGGTTTAGACTGGGAAAAGCTCTATGCCAATTACGATCTCAACCGAGATCAAATGATTGATCAAAATGAATGGAAAAAGCTGATCCAGCTACAAGACCAACCCGTTGCTTGGCAAAAACAGCGTCTTACAATCGATCCGAATCGAATCAAAATATTCAAAGCGTTGGATCTCAACCATAATGGGCTTTTAGATCAGCAAGAAATCATCAATATTTATACTTATTTTTCTAACCCTTGTCAGGGTTGGGGTTCAACTTGGGGGAAATAA
- a CDS encoding DUF6586 family protein, giving the protein MSRVARYHADRTNQKLYFARLACQQAEQTEHIQQAQAYREAAVFHLHGAILAFLQELVRYYRLNDLQPTFKSIEEHMADKGQVSPEVLVLQQLAKDGFVAELKRAYRMCQYAPEPTAPEPENETSSNLIIKVTQSPQAWLPDAKILREWHRELSHLIDGFRNEMVEF; this is encoded by the coding sequence ATGTCTCGTGTTGCTCGTTATCATGCTGATCGCACCAATCAAAAACTGTATTTTGCTCGTCTCGCATGTCAACAAGCGGAGCAAACTGAACATATTCAGCAGGCACAGGCTTATCGTGAAGCAGCAGTGTTTCATTTACACGGCGCAATTTTAGCTTTCTTACAGGAATTGGTCCGTTATTACCGTCTCAATGATTTACAGCCGACCTTTAAGTCGATTGAAGAACATATGGCAGATAAAGGACAGGTTTCACCTGAGGTTTTAGTTTTGCAGCAATTGGCTAAAGATGGTTTTGTGGCTGAGTTAAAGCGTGCATACCGTATGTGTCAATATGCCCCTGAGCCAACAGCACCAGAACCTGAAAATGAAACTTCTTCAAACCTGATTATTAAAGTGACACAAAGTCCGCAGGCGTGGTTGCCCGATGCCAAAATTCTACGTGAATGGCACCGTGAGTTAAGTCATTTAATTGATGGTTTTCGTAATGAAATGGTGGAGTTCTAA
- a CDS encoding cation:proton antiporter, whose amino-acid sequence MPHDVDLIILLAVGFGMALIFGYIAARLRLPPLIGYLVAGIIISPNTPGVVGDIQLANQLAELGVMFLMFGVGMHFSLKDLLQVRRIALPGAILQIAVATLLGIAVSMFWGWSFGAALIFGLSLSCASTVVLLKALGDRGLLDSVNGKIAVGWLLVEDLVMVLALVLLPATAVLLGGQALPGTDTSQSIWITIGITLLKVTGFIAFMLIIGKRLVPMIMQFVARLGSRELFTLTVVAAAVSIAYGSYAVFGVSMALGAFFAGMVVKESDFSHRAEEETLPLREIFSILFFVSVGMLFDPSILVEEPLRILAVVAIIMVGKTLAAMALVLFFRYPINTALTVGASLAQIGEFSFILATLGLSLGLLTPDAQNLILAGALFSITLNSFVFSAIEPVQRWIRERSHLARMLERSGDPLAMLPDEVDQAYLRDQVVIIGYGGVGRRISENLMQQNIKVVIAEENREIVEKLRTQGIAAVSGEATEPNVLIQAHIQHARLLVISPMDILDIHRIVDISKQLNPEIQVLICAESKEEAVVIREENIGEVFYAKEEMAKNMSHHILNQIELAHQSEAH is encoded by the coding sequence ATGCCACATGATGTTGATTTAATTATATTACTTGCTGTCGGTTTTGGTATGGCCCTTATTTTTGGCTATATCGCAGCTCGTTTACGCTTACCTCCTTTAATTGGTTATCTCGTTGCCGGCATTATTATTAGTCCAAATACGCCTGGTGTGGTCGGCGATATTCAACTTGCCAATCAGTTAGCCGAACTCGGGGTGATGTTCCTCATGTTTGGTGTGGGGATGCATTTTTCGCTTAAAGATTTACTGCAAGTACGCCGTATCGCACTCCCAGGTGCAATTTTGCAGATTGCAGTCGCGACTTTACTCGGCATCGCCGTTTCTATGTTTTGGGGCTGGAGCTTCGGTGCAGCACTGATCTTCGGCCTAAGCTTATCTTGTGCCAGTACCGTTGTGTTGCTCAAGGCATTGGGTGATCGCGGTTTACTTGATTCCGTTAACGGAAAAATTGCAGTCGGCTGGCTCTTGGTTGAAGATCTGGTCATGGTCTTGGCCTTGGTCCTTCTACCTGCAACAGCCGTCTTACTCGGTGGTCAAGCACTGCCAGGGACGGATACTTCACAAAGTATCTGGATCACCATTGGCATTACCCTGCTCAAAGTCACTGGCTTTATCGCCTTTATGCTGATTATTGGTAAACGCTTAGTACCAATGATTATGCAATTCGTGGCACGTTTAGGTTCGCGGGAACTGTTCACCCTCACCGTTGTTGCCGCTGCGGTTTCAATTGCCTATGGTTCTTATGCCGTATTTGGCGTTTCAATGGCACTTGGCGCATTCTTTGCTGGGATGGTGGTTAAAGAATCTGATTTTAGTCACCGTGCCGAAGAAGAAACGCTCCCCTTACGTGAAATCTTCTCGATTTTGTTCTTTGTTTCGGTCGGCATGCTGTTTGATCCAAGCATTCTGGTTGAAGAACCATTACGTATTTTAGCCGTAGTTGCCATTATTATGGTCGGCAAAACACTCGCGGCAATGGCTTTAGTCCTATTCTTCCGTTATCCAATCAATACCGCCTTAACCGTAGGCGCCAGTTTGGCACAAATCGGTGAGTTCTCCTTTATCCTAGCGACACTCGGCTTATCGTTAGGCTTACTCACACCTGATGCCCAGAACCTGATTCTTGCTGGTGCATTATTCTCGATTACCCTCAACTCATTTGTGTTCTCTGCGATTGAGCCTGTACAACGCTGGATTCGTGAGCGCTCGCATTTGGCGCGTATGTTAGAACGTAGTGGTGACCCACTGGCCATGTTGCCAGATGAGGTTGATCAGGCTTACCTGCGTGATCAGGTGGTGATTATCGGTTACGGTGGCGTTGGTCGTCGTATTAGTGAAAATCTGATGCAACAAAACATCAAAGTGGTGATTGCTGAAGAAAATCGTGAAATCGTAGAAAAACTACGTACTCAAGGTATCGCAGCCGTCAGCGGTGAAGCGACTGAACCGAATGTGTTGATTCAGGCACATATTCAACATGCCCGTTTACTGGTGATTTCACCGATGGATATTTTAGATATTCACCGTATAGTCGATATTTCCAAACAGCTCAATCCTGAAATTCAGGTCTTGATCTGTGCAGAAAGTAAAGAAGAAGCCGTGGTAATTCGTGAAGAAAATATTGGTGAGGTGTTCTATGCCAAAGAAGAAATGGCGAAGAATATGAGTCATCATATCCTGAACCAAATCGAGTTGGCGCATCAGTCTGAAGCCCATTAA
- the rpmG gene encoding 50S ribosomal protein L33 yields MRDKIRLVSTAGTGYFYTTTKNKRTMPEKMEIKKFDPKIRQHVIFKEAKIK; encoded by the coding sequence ATGCGTGATAAGATTCGCCTCGTTTCTACAGCTGGTACTGGTTACTTCTATACCACTACTAAGAACAAACGTACTATGCCGGAAAAAATGGAAATCAAAAAATTTGATCCAAAAATCCGTCAACACGTAATTTTCAAAGAAGCTAAAATTAAATAA
- the rpmB gene encoding 50S ribosomal protein L28: MSKVCQVTGKRPIVGNNVSHANNKTKRRFEPNLHHHRFWLESEKRFVRLRLTTKGMRIIDKLGIEKVVADLRAQGQKI; the protein is encoded by the coding sequence ATGTCTAAGGTTTGCCAAGTTACCGGCAAGCGTCCTATCGTTGGTAACAACGTATCGCACGCAAACAACAAAACCAAACGCCGGTTCGAGCCGAACCTGCACCACCACCGTTTTTGGTTAGAAAGCGAAAAGCGTTTTGTACGTCTTCGTCTAACCACTAAAGGTATGCGTATTATTGATAAATTGGGTATCGAGAAAGTTGTTGCTGATCTCCGTGCTCAAGGTCAAAAGATCTAA
- a CDS encoding coniferyl aldehyde dehydrogenase, whose amino-acid sequence MNSQTKTTAMTPHVDVKRLHDLLEQQKAAYQRHPVPSAKERIERLARLKNILVKYQDQFANAISQDYGNRAVMETKIGEVLTCLEHIKYYSKNLTEWMKPSKRHISMLHQPAKGWVEYQPLGVIGVIAPWNYPLLLSVGPLICALAAGNHTMIKISSASSNFGYVLENALAEAFPQELVAVVNGGGVISDAFSHLAFDKMIFTGSTSVGKTVMAAAAENLVPVILELGGKSPALVHSAMNIRDVAQRIAVGKLWNAGQTCVAPDYMFLPKGKTAEFTKHYNDFVTTMYPTLRDNKDYTSIVNDKQYNRLQGYLEDARDQGATIVELNAKNESLTEVRKIAPTLLTGVTTEMEIMRNEIFGPILPILEYEHIEDALQFINSRPRPLAFYYFDIDSARADYVASRTHSGHFGINQTLTHVAQDDLPFGGIGASGMGKYHGKEGFFSFSHERSMMSNPVSPKLYSLKFILPPYNKATHKLLLKTLFR is encoded by the coding sequence ATGAACAGTCAAACAAAAACAACCGCTATGACACCTCATGTTGATGTAAAACGGCTGCATGATTTGCTTGAACAGCAAAAAGCAGCTTACCAACGTCATCCTGTTCCAAGCGCCAAAGAACGTATTGAACGCTTAGCCCGACTTAAAAATATCTTGGTAAAATATCAAGATCAATTTGCTAACGCAATTAGTCAAGACTACGGCAATCGTGCCGTAATGGAAACCAAAATCGGCGAAGTTCTGACTTGTCTAGAGCATATTAAATACTATAGCAAGAACCTAACTGAATGGATGAAACCATCTAAACGCCATATCAGCATGTTACACCAACCAGCAAAAGGGTGGGTAGAATATCAGCCACTCGGTGTTATTGGGGTGATTGCGCCATGGAACTATCCTTTATTACTTTCTGTTGGTCCACTGATCTGTGCCTTGGCTGCGGGCAACCATACCATGATCAAAATCTCAAGTGCATCATCTAACTTTGGTTATGTGCTCGAAAATGCCTTAGCTGAAGCCTTCCCTCAAGAATTGGTCGCTGTTGTAAACGGCGGTGGTGTTATTTCAGATGCATTCAGTCATCTGGCATTCGATAAAATGATTTTCACAGGTTCAACCTCTGTCGGTAAAACGGTGATGGCTGCGGCAGCAGAGAATCTTGTCCCTGTGATTTTAGAATTAGGTGGCAAGTCCCCTGCACTGGTTCATTCAGCCATGAACATTCGTGATGTGGCGCAACGTATAGCCGTGGGTAAACTCTGGAATGCAGGTCAAACCTGTGTTGCACCTGACTATATGTTCTTGCCTAAAGGTAAAACAGCAGAGTTCACCAAGCACTACAATGACTTTGTGACCACCATGTATCCGACTTTGCGTGACAATAAAGACTACACTTCAATTGTGAATGACAAGCAGTACAACCGTCTGCAAGGCTATTTGGAAGATGCTCGCGATCAAGGCGCGACGATTGTTGAACTGAATGCCAAGAATGAGTCTTTAACTGAGGTTCGTAAGATTGCACCGACCTTATTAACAGGTGTGACGACAGAGATGGAGATTATGCGTAATGAAATCTTCGGTCCAATTTTGCCTATTTTAGAATATGAACATATTGAAGATGCGCTGCAATTCATCAATAGCCGCCCACGTCCATTGGCGTTCTATTACTTCGATATTGATAGTGCACGTGCAGACTATGTTGCCAGCCGCACTCACTCAGGGCACTTCGGGATCAACCAGACCTTGACCCATGTGGCACAGGATGACCTGCCATTTGGTGGTATTGGTGCATCTGGTATGGGCAAATATCATGGTAAAGAAGGCTTCTTTAGCTTCTCGCATGAACGCTCAATGATGTCGAATCCAGTTAGCCCGAAACTTTACAGTTTAAAATTCATCCTTCCGCCGTATAATAAAGCAACGCACAAACTGCTTTTGAAAACACTATTTCGTTAA
- a CDS encoding TetR/AcrR family transcriptional regulator, whose translation MSHAKPNKTKDRILQISLQLFNERGERSVTTNHIAAELGISPGNLYYHFRNKQEIIKELAQQYQSETLEMLALPTDRPLNANDKISYFQVLSNQLWAYRFIHRDVYHLVENNEDFRKIYPRFAGQVMQQGQKIYRAFVDAGLMKMTDSEIEALIINLWIVLTNWTNFLYMSGHISDNNRLEEKWVWQALRQMVFLEGPYLMGESRQTYEQLLKSLGPSDLFASLSNLKNDDE comes from the coding sequence ATGTCGCACGCTAAACCGAACAAAACAAAAGATAGAATTTTGCAAATCAGTTTGCAGTTGTTTAATGAGCGTGGAGAGCGTTCGGTCACAACCAATCACATTGCGGCTGAGTTGGGGATTAGCCCCGGCAATCTGTACTATCACTTTCGTAATAAACAGGAAATTATTAAGGAACTGGCGCAACAGTATCAGTCGGAAACCTTGGAAATGTTGGCTCTGCCGACGGATCGTCCATTGAATGCCAACGATAAGATCAGTTATTTCCAAGTGCTGAGTAATCAGTTGTGGGCTTATCGTTTTATTCACCGAGATGTCTATCATCTGGTTGAAAATAATGAAGACTTCCGCAAAATCTATCCACGTTTTGCTGGGCAGGTGATGCAGCAGGGGCAAAAAATTTATCGTGCCTTCGTCGATGCGGGTCTGATGAAAATGACCGATTCAGAAATTGAAGCCTTGATTATTAACTTATGGATTGTGCTGACCAACTGGACCAACTTCTTATATATGTCAGGGCATATCAGCGATAATAACCGCCTCGAAGAAAAGTGGGTTTGGCAGGCCTTACGTCAAATGGTGTTCTTGGAAGGCCCATATTTAATGGGTGAAAGTCGTCAAACTTATGAGCAATTACTAAAATCACTGGGCCCATCCGATTTGTTTGCCAGCTTATCGAATCTTAAAAATGATGATGAATAG
- the purU gene encoding formyltetrahydrofolate deformylase → MNTTTAHTARLLITCEDKPGIVQAVSSFLYHQGANITALDQYATEAQGGRYFMRVEFELDNLPSRKEALMQTFAANVAERYNMQWKLNFVGELKKVGILVSKVDHALLELLWRHARGSLPCEITQVISNHPDLRESVENFGIPFHVVPVNKDNKVEAYAQINEMMQGNDLLILARYMQILSEDFVAQWEMKIINIHHSFLPAFVGANPYKQAYEKGVKLIGATAHYVTADLDQGPIIEQDVERVSHDYNVEQLRELGEDVERNVLARAVKWHLEDRIIVDGNKTVVF, encoded by the coding sequence ATGAACACGACTACAGCCCACACAGCACGATTACTGATTACTTGTGAAGACAAGCCGGGGATCGTGCAAGCCGTATCGAGCTTTTTGTATCATCAGGGAGCAAACATTACCGCACTTGATCAGTACGCAACAGAAGCTCAAGGCGGGCGTTATTTCATGCGTGTCGAGTTTGAGCTTGATAACTTGCCGTCTCGTAAAGAAGCATTGATGCAGACTTTTGCTGCCAATGTCGCAGAACGCTACAACATGCAATGGAAATTGAATTTCGTTGGTGAGTTGAAGAAAGTCGGAATTCTGGTGTCTAAAGTCGATCATGCGCTATTAGAGTTGTTATGGCGTCATGCGCGTGGTTCATTGCCATGTGAAATTACCCAAGTGATTTCTAACCATCCAGATTTACGTGAATCGGTTGAGAACTTTGGTATTCCATTCCATGTGGTACCTGTGAATAAAGACAATAAAGTTGAAGCTTATGCACAGATCAATGAGATGATGCAGGGCAATGACTTGTTGATCTTGGCGCGTTATATGCAGATTCTCAGTGAAGACTTCGTCGCGCAGTGGGAAATGAAAATCATCAATATTCACCACTCATTCTTACCTGCTTTCGTTGGTGCGAACCCATACAAGCAAGCTTATGAGAAAGGGGTGAAGTTGATTGGAGCGACCGCACATTATGTGACTGCTGATCTGGATCAAGGCCCGATTATCGAGCAAGATGTTGAACGTGTGAGCCATGACTACAACGTTGAGCAATTGCGTGAGTTGGGTGAAGACGTTGAACGTAATGTTTTGGCGCGCGCAGTTAAATGGCACTTGGAAGACCGTATTATTGTGGATGGCAATAAGACCGTAGTTTTCTAG
- a CDS encoding energy transducer TonB, with product MSQSPATFNTPHPMKKKIIAALVAVVIGHVGVLWAVSHMKTIELRPIEKEPLKVKFVKIKEPPKPEPPKPKEKPKPEPKKEVKEVKVVEKPLPPPKKIEKVQQVKEAPKPVLQKTEQKIEPKVETKVVTTVTEKVVEKPQPVQEVAKPQPAADPSPKRVSIGGSGVQWSRSPKLSVTAKDLDNQTRSVMVMIEADEKGKITNARITRSSGIPNLDEKVLRAVRSAKFKPYMENGVAYPIRAEQPFDLSP from the coding sequence ATGAGTCAATCTCCTGCTACATTCAACACGCCACACCCGATGAAAAAGAAAATCATCGCTGCCTTAGTTGCAGTTGTGATTGGACATGTAGGAGTTCTGTGGGCGGTGAGCCACATGAAAACGATTGAGTTAAGACCAATCGAGAAAGAACCGCTTAAGGTGAAGTTCGTTAAGATTAAAGAACCACCAAAACCTGAACCACCGAAACCAAAAGAAAAGCCAAAACCTGAACCTAAAAAAGAGGTGAAGGAAGTTAAAGTTGTTGAAAAACCTTTACCTCCACCGAAAAAGATTGAAAAGGTTCAACAGGTTAAAGAGGCGCCAAAACCTGTTCTTCAAAAAACTGAACAAAAGATTGAACCTAAAGTTGAAACCAAGGTCGTGACTACTGTGACTGAAAAAGTGGTTGAAAAACCACAACCGGTTCAGGAAGTTGCGAAACCACAACCTGCTGCGGATCCATCACCAAAACGTGTATCGATTGGCGGTTCAGGGGTTCAATGGAGTCGTTCACCAAAATTATCTGTAACTGCAAAAGATCTGGATAACCAAACACGTTCAGTGATGGTCATGATTGAAGCGGATGAAAAAGGTAAAATTACCAATGCACGTATTACACGTAGCAGTGGTATACCGAATTTAGATGAAAAAGTTTTACGTGCTGTCAGAAGTGCGAAATTTAAACCGTATATGGAAAATGGTGTTGCTTACCCGATTCGAGCAGAGCAACCGTTTGATCTTAGTCCTTAA